GCCTTCATGACAGCGCTGAAGGCGTAGAGGTCATGGGCAGTAGACTGCAGAGCCTGAGCCAGCTGGATAGCCTTATGGAGCACCAGCGCCCTCTGGTTGACTGAGCCTGTACAGCCCAGCACATCCAAAGCCACCCCCAGTGCTAACAGGTGATGTCTCTCGAGTAGGTCCTGCCTGAGCTGGCTCCCATGTGGCAGTGTGATCAGCTCCAGTCCTGAGTTCACTCCCATCATTCTCTTTTGCTCCTCCGTCACACCTGTCACACGTGCCACCTGAAGAGCAATGATTTAGAACAGAAAACTACCAGTTAATTAGGAACATTCTCTACCAGTGgtaataatataaaactgtgtgtatttataagGCACAGTAAAACCGATACTTATCTCCAGATACCTATTTTGTACTCGAATTTGTATATTAGAATTCGTTcaagaatataaaaatgtttaaacaacATGGCCACCAGAAATGTATAGCGTGTAAAAGCATTTATGAGAAGATACCACATGAACTACCCAATACTGTGGTACGTCTTATTCATCATGCAATGTTTCTCAACCTCATGTGGAGATGATGTTTGGTTTGCTTTCACAAATCTTTTGGTTTGGCAGAGTAAACAGACTTTGTCCAGAGGTTTCACATACACCATGTTGCAAACATGACAACTGGGTTAACACCGTGAAAAAACACCATGCAACAAAGcctgtgattaaaaatgtcccTGTGCTGAGCGTTCATATGCGGTAACCAATACAAAACCTCAAAAAATATGCAAGCTTAAAAGCTTGCAAAAGTGGTTTGATCTTCGTGCAACCCTCTCAGACAAGGTCTCCATATCAAGCATGCTGAGGTCTGAAGTTATTAGCTTGGTCTGCAGTTGCCTAGCGACAGTGTGCTCATGAAATTAACCACTTAAACTCTGGCTTGTAAAAAGCGTAGATCTTTAGAAGTACTTGTTGGACAATCTGCTAGGTGATAGACATACTTTCTTCAAAAGAATATCATAGCTAGGAACCTTAATCCTATTAGCTTTACCTTGTTTTTATTGACCATAATGTCACATCCATGAAATTTGACACAACTCAGAGGTGAATGAGGTCAAGTTGTATTCTTAGGATCATATCTGGTGTCCACAGATAAATAGGGGATGAGGGTTTTGCTGTGATAGAAATGTAATGCTTGTTTGTAGACTCAGTAAATTAGTCCTTAGTGTATAGGCAAGTGTGTGTAAGGTATCACCTGGCAGTCCACACTGAGCATGTGCAGAGCCGTGGTGTCTGTATCAGTGTGAGCGAACAGCTCTTTGAGTGAGTGTAGTACACTCTGCTCCAGAGGTCGGTTGTTGTCAGGCAGCAGCAGTGAGCGGAATGCGTCCAGGCGAAAGGACGAGGTCTTCTCTGTCTCAGGACGGATGAATCGCCAGTCATCTCCGTTTCTCACTACCTCCATTACTCTGTCTCGCTCCTCCTTCTTTACCTCTACCTCTTGCTCTTCCTCATCTCTCTGGGCCTCAAGAAAAGTGAAGCTAGTCTCAGTGATACGTGCCCTGCTGCTCCATTTCTCTTGAGCACGGACAAGAGCTGCTGGACCTTTGGGCAACAATGACTGAGGGACCTGGGTTTAAAAGACAAAGGTCATGCAGGAATCTTCCCGTGTTATGTTACAGAATAACAAggattaaaattattttaaagggCACATGCACATACCCGAGGCACAAGTTCGTCATAGAGCGAGGCAGGGTTGACCTCGATACGTGGTATGGTTGGCGATTTTGCTGGAAAAAAGGTGGACACTCGAATTGGTTTGGGTGGAGCCCGAGAATGCAGCTGTCCATCAGAACCACGAAGTGTGCAGCCTCCTGTTGCTAATTGGCTGGCATtgtgtgagtgggtggagcTAGGGCTGAGTAAAGGATCGCTGCCTGTACGAAACACCGGGGAAAGAGGATCCTGTGCTGGAGTGCTCTGGGGTACAGCTAAAACAATAGGAGATCaggttatagtgtgtgtgtgtgtgtgtgtgtgtgtgtgtgtgtgtgtgtgtgtgtgtgtgtgtgtgtgtgtgtgtgtgtacctgggcGAAGGTTGCTATCTGATTGCGCTGACTGTAGTAATGGTCGTCCTACTGTCTCTAGATTAGCAGGTTGACTaccactcctacacacacaataaactgaCTTACACTATTTAAACACATCAGCTAGGTTACTAACACTAGCGGagtgaatgaaataaaacagactgaTGTTAAAATATTcacttattttgttttcataaCAACAGCAAATACTTTTTACAGTTCATACATAccacagtaaaaacacacatttcacaccaCCTTTAGACCACCTTTAACAACATACCTGAGCAGGTTGTAGCTGTTGACCTGAAGCATGTCCATATGTGTGGAGCTAAAGCTCCGCCTTTTGCCCTTCTCTGCTAAACACTGTGGCGCTGCCATAGAGCTTGTGCTTGGTAACCTCGTTGCCTGGCGCTCATTGATGACACGAAGAGGAATCGTACGTGTGACTGGATGAGTGATGACAGCTCCAGAAGCATGTGATATTGGCTGACGTCCACCGACGTGGAACCGCACCAGAGCAGCGATATTGTCGAACTGATCATTCTCAAATTGATACAACTCCCTTGAGTAGCCCTAGTGAACACAAACGAGCAAATGCATGTAGAACCTCAAATCTAGCTTATAGGCAATCATCTAAATAAATCCCAACCCTGGCCCTTGTTTTTTCTGCATCCACTAAACCTGTTCATTACCTGGGCACAGTAGGGGCTTTCTCCTTAAACcaagaataaataattttggAATATCATAGTCCTTTCTGCTcagcaaacacaaatacactacCCTTTTTAGGGCTTTACTTCCTCTGTGTGTCTCCTGCCTTTCTCAGTGTACCTTATCTGCTCTAATACAAGAAAACTTACAACAGACTTACAGTCTTATGATAGACTCTATGACAAACAAATGAGTCAAAACAGTGTTAGATTAGAGTGTAGCCTTTATGGTGTTCCAGTTTGGGTCAAAAATATAGTATAAGGGTGTAAATCCTTTGTTGGAAATATCTCTGGAGGGAGCTTCATGGACATACTTTATTATGCCTGTTTCAACACATCTGAATAATTTCACAATGATCTTGAAGACTAAGTGTACCTGATCAAGTAAGAGAGCTGtaagtgtacctgtgtgtaggAGAACTTCAAGTGTACCTGTTCGGGTAGGAGAACAGtaagtgtacatgtgtgtaggaGAAATATAGGTGTACCTGAATGTATAGATGAACTGTAGGTGTATCTGATCAGGTAGGTGAACTGTAGGTGTACCTGATCAGGTAGGAGAACTGTAGGTGTACCTGTTTGCTTGGAGAACTGTAGGTGTACCTGATCAGGTAGGAGAACTGTAGGTGTACCTGATCGGGTAGGAGAACTGTAGGTGTACCTGTGTGTAGGAGAACTTCAGGTGTACCTGTTTGCTTGGAGAACTGTAGGTGTACCTGATCAGGTAGGAGAACTGTAGGTGTACCTGATCGGGTAGGAGAACTGTAGGTGTACCTGATTGGGTAGGAGAACTGTAGGTGTATCTGATCGGGTAGGAGAACTGTAGGTGTATCTGATTGGGTAGGAGAACTGTAGGTGTATCTGATCGGGTAGGAGAACTGTAGGTGTACCTGATCGGGTAGGAGAACTGTAGGTGTATCTGATCGGGTAGGAGAACTGTAGGTGTACCTGATCGGGTAGGAGAACTGTAGGTGTACCTGATTGGGTAGGAGAACTGTAGGTGTATCTGATCGGGTAGGAGAACTGTAGGTGTACCTGATCGGGTAGGAGAACTGTAGGTGTATCTGATCGGGTAGGAGAACTGTAGGTGTACCTGATCGGGTAGGAGAACTGTAGGTGTACCTGATCGGGTAGGAGAACTGTAGGTGTACCTGATCGGGTAGGAGAACTGTAGGTGTACCTGATCGGGTAGGAGAACTGTAGGTGTATCTGATCGGGTAGGAGAACTGTAGGTGTACCTGTTTGCTTGGAGAACTGTAGGTGTATCTGATCGGGTAGGAGAACTGTAGGTGTACCTGATTGGGTAGGAGAACTGTAGGTGTACCTGATGGGGTAGGAGAACTGTAGGTGTACCTGATGGGGTAGGAGAACTGTAGGTGTACCT
This genomic window from Tachysurus fulvidraco isolate hzauxx_2018 chromosome 18, HZAU_PFXX_2.0, whole genome shotgun sequence contains:
- the sh2d3a gene encoding breast cancer anti-estrogen resistance protein 3 homolog isoform X2, coding for MSNRSIAWWLRQIGLPQYTQALEREYYGLEGLLMVTDCDLMSMGVEDADHRMTILTNLQKHKQRLQSGPPSVQCLSLTLSHAERFQARGRKISRKFSLSSSDLFRQSIIPRFRRRNNHTLSISCTDLHPLDDQHHTITIKPKHSKRRSVGVFIAQVFSSNKDMDSLKKELEEELKLSTDDIRSHAWYHGQLHREGAEELLKNDGDFLVRDSSTSGGDYVLSCMWKKQCMHFKIIRIVLRPKQGYSRELYQFENDQFDNIAALVRFHVGGRQPISHASGAVITHPVTRTIPLRVINERQATRLPSTSSMAAPQCLAEKGKRRSFSSTHMDMLQVNSYNLLRSGSQPANLETVGRPLLQSAQSDSNLRPAVPQSTPAQDPLSPVFRTGSDPLLSPSSTHSHNASQLATGGCTLRGSDGQLHSRAPPKPIRVSTFFPAKSPTIPRIEVNPASLYDELVPRVPQSLLPKGPAALVRAQEKWSSRARITETSFTFLEAQRDEEEQEVEVKKEERDRVMEVVRNGDDWRFIRPETEKTSSFRLDAFRSLLLPDNNRPLEQSVLHSLKELFAHTDTDTTALHMLSVDCQVARVTGVTEEQKRMMGVNSGLELITLPHGSQLRQDLLERHHLLALGVALDVLGCTGSVNQRALVLHKAIQLAQALQSTAHDLYAFSAVMKALEMPQLVRLEMTWRVLRRNHTESAVLFEKTLKPFMKALNEGDDSVVSGPLSLPHMVPLLKLMEGEDGVENSERGCQLLYNILQTSRHTANHANDYQQHAHTLLSGWELIPELLEVFHTEFALRLFWGHAGAKAGKTERYEKFDKILTALSNKLEPA
- the sh2d3a gene encoding breast cancer anti-estrogen resistance protein 3 homolog isoform X1, with product MSNRSIAWWLRQIGLPQYTQALEREYYGLEGLLMVTDCDLMSMGVEDADHRMTILTNLQKHKQRLQSGPPSVQCLSLTLSHAERFQARGRKISRKFSLSSSDLFRQSIIPRFRRRNNHTLSISCTDLHPLDDQHHTITIKPKHSKRRSVGVFIAQVFSSNKDMDSLKKELEEELKLSTDDIRSHAWYHGQLHREGAEELLKNDGDFLVRDSSTSGGDYVLSCMWKKQCMHFKIIRIVLRPKQGYSRELYQFENDQFDNIAALVRFHVGGRQPISHASGAVITHPVTRTIPLRVINERQATRLPSTSSMAAPQCLAEKGKRRSFSSTHMDMLQVNSYNLLRSGSQPANLETVGRPLLQSAQSDSNLRPAVPQSTPAQDPLSPVFRTGSDPLLSPSSTHSHNASQLATGGCTLRGSDGQLHSRAPPKPIRVSTFFPAKSPTIPRIEVNPASLYDELVPRVPQSLLPKGPAALVRAQEKWSSRARITETSFTFLEAQRDEEEQEVEVKKEERDRVMEVVRNGDDWRFIRPETEKTSSFRLDAFRSLLLPDNNRPLEQSVLHSLKELFAHTDTDTTALHMLSVDCQVARVTGVTEEQKRMMGVNSGLELITLPHGSQLRQDLLERHHLLALGVALDVLGCTGSVNQRALVLHKAIQLAQALQSTAHDLYAFSAVMKALEMPQLVRLEMTWRVLRRNHTESAVLFEKTLKPFMKALNEGDDSVVSGPLSLPHMVPLLKLMEGEDGVENSERGCQLLYNILQTSRHTANHANDYQQHAHTLLSAGWELIPELLEVFHTEFALRLFWGHAGAKAGKTERYEKFDKILTALSNKLEPA
- the sh2d3a gene encoding breast cancer anti-estrogen resistance protein 3 homolog isoform X3 yields the protein MDSLKKELEEELKLSTDDIRSHAWYHGQLHREGAEELLKNDGDFLVRDSSTSGGDYVLSCMWKKQCMHFKIIRIVLRPKQGYSRELYQFENDQFDNIAALVRFHVGGRQPISHASGAVITHPVTRTIPLRVINERQATRLPSTSSMAAPQCLAEKGKRRSFSSTHMDMLQVNSYNLLRSGSQPANLETVGRPLLQSAQSDSNLRPAVPQSTPAQDPLSPVFRTGSDPLLSPSSTHSHNASQLATGGCTLRGSDGQLHSRAPPKPIRVSTFFPAKSPTIPRIEVNPASLYDELVPRVPQSLLPKGPAALVRAQEKWSSRARITETSFTFLEAQRDEEEQEVEVKKEERDRVMEVVRNGDDWRFIRPETEKTSSFRLDAFRSLLLPDNNRPLEQSVLHSLKELFAHTDTDTTALHMLSVDCQVARVTGVTEEQKRMMGVNSGLELITLPHGSQLRQDLLERHHLLALGVALDVLGCTGSVNQRALVLHKAIQLAQALQSTAHDLYAFSAVMKALEMPQLVRLEMTWRVLRRNHTESAVLFEKTLKPFMKALNEGDDSVVSGPLSLPHMVPLLKLMEGEDGVENSERGCQLLYNILQTSRHTANHANDYQQHAHTLLSAGWELIPELLEVFHTEFALRLFWGHAGAKAGKTERYEKFDKILTALSNKLEPA